The stretch of DNA TCCCCGAGCCTTGATGATATTTGTGCAATACCTGCTTTTAAAAGTTTGTCCATAATTTAAAAAGTCAGGTTAAATCCTTTATCGATACGACCGGTGAAATACCATCTGCCCTTTGAGGTATTAATATCAGGGACTTCATAGGTAATTTCAAAAGCGCCGGTGGCATTTCTTTTATCAAATAGAGTTAGTCCTGCTTTTAATCTTCCTCCAAGAGTTTGGGTTGTGTGGTCAGGGTAATTTAAAAGGTGGTAAGAAACACCGGCTCCGACATAGGGTCTGAACAACTGGGATGGATAAGCAAAGTTAATGGTTAAAGGCAAAGATATTTCTCGCATATCTTCCTTAAAAGTATACTCACCTGAAGTTTCTACAAAGAAAAAGGAAACGGGGTAAAAGCCAGCAGTTAAACCAATTACGGGATATGCGTTTCCGTTTTCGATTATAACGGAGGAATTTGCACCGATCCTAAATAAGGAACCACCCCGTGCATAAAGGTTTACTACCATTAAAAGGATTATAAGAATAATTTTTTTCATGCTAAAATTATAAACCAATTTCTGGGCGATTTAAAAACATTAAATTTCCGGTCGCTATGAAAATTGATGCACATGAACTTTTTTATAAGCTCCTCTCTTTTGAATTTTTAACAAAAGCTTTTATAATTAAAAGGGTAAGCGATGAAAATTTCTAAGTATTTACTAATTCTTGCTGTCTACTTTACTTGGGGTTGGACCGCTGGGAATTCTAACAAATGGGTTTCAGATGGTGTTCTTGAAGGTAAAGAATATTCATATACTATTAACTTAGTTCAAGATAAGTTAGTTCTGCACTATAGATTTGATTCCGATTACATCTATTTCGGCATTGAAGCGAAGAGTTCGGGATGGAGTGCGATTGGATTTGAACCTGATAAGGGCGTGAGAAATGCAGATATTATATTGATCTTTATTGAGGATGACTCTCTAAAAGTTCTTGATTCCTATTCTACAGGCATTTATTGCCCCCATAGGAGTGATAAGGAATTGGGCGGGCAAGATGACATTCTCGATTTTGGTGGAAGGATTGACTCTATAGGATATGTCGTAGAATTTAAAAGAATACTGGAAAGTAAAGACAAATTTGACAAATCTCTGGTCAAGGGAAAAGAGTTTACCTTGATATATGCAATGGCAAAATCCCACAATATTAGGAAAAAGCACGATTTATGCAGAGGGTTTGTCAAGATAAAACTGGTGGTCTGAGTATGTCGCTTATGCACCGTGTATTTAACCTTATGGGATTTTTGTTTATGTTGTTTGCGGTGTTTTTTGTCCAAAGGCATAAGGTGAAAATGCATCATCTATTTCTTTTTTTGAGTCTTCTCTCCGTTGTTACAGCTTTTACATTATTCATGGTTTATTCAGGTGGGGTTGTAGATTTCCATTGCACTACAAGGATAGTTGTTATTATAACACTTTTTTCTGTGGCTTTATCGGGGTGTTTATTTAGGTCGATAAGGTTAAAAAGACAGATTCACGAAGTTTTTGGCATTGCCGGATTAATTCCCCTTTTTCTTCAACTTGTTTATGGACTTGTAAAGAGCTTTTTGCTATGAAGTTATTGATTGTAGATGGGGCATCTCTTGCCTACAGAGCCTATTATGCTTTTAGAGACAAACCTTTGACAAACAGTAAAGGTATAGTTACCAGTGGCCCTTACGCTTTTACCAATTCTTTGATGAAAATGTTGAGAGAACTAAGGCCTACCCATGCTGTAGTGGTTTTTGACGCTAAGGGTAAAACTTTCAGACATGAGATTTTTGTAGAATATAAGGCTCAGAGGCCTAAAGCGCCCCCTGAGTTTGCTTTACAACTTTCTTATATCAAAGAGATTCTGGATGGGATGAACTTGAAAAGATACGAAATACCGGGAGTGGAAGCTGATGATGTGATTGCTACTCTGAGTAAAATTGCTGAGAGTAGAGGGTTTGAAGTTTTTGTGGCCACCTTAGATAAGGATTTGTATCAGATTGTTTCCGAAAGAATACGAATTGTTGATACCCGAGAGGGTAGTTTAAAAATTGTTGGAGAAAAGGAGATACTGGATAAATTTGGCGTTAAACCTTCTTTAATTCCTGATTTCTTAGCTCTTGTAGGGGATAAAATTGACAATATTCCAGGAGTCCCGGGTATAGGAGAGAAAACAGCCGCAGAGTTGCTAAATAAATATGGACCTTTGGAAGGGATATTGAATTTGGAAGAAGGTGATGAAATCATAAGAAAAGTCAAGGCTTACAGGGATTTTATTATCGACGCACTAAAGCTAAATAGATTAAGAACTGACGTACTTGAAAATGTTAACTTTGAAGAAATGGAGTTGCGTTCATGGAATAAGGATAAATTGTTTCAAGTCTTCCGAGAACTTGAGTTTTACTCTTTAATGAAAGAGATTGCCGATGAGATCTATCCTGAAGTTATTACAGCCTCCCATATTCCCATGGGGCTGTTGGGTGCAGAGTTTGTATCAGTTGAGGTTGTAGAAGATTATTTGATGTTTTCCTGCGGAGATAACATGGTTTACCGGGTCCCTTTAGAAAAAGGAATCTCATTTTTGAGAGCTTTTCGCGGAAAATTGGTGACCTTTGAGAGCAAGAAAATTTATAAAAAAATTGAAAACCTTGAACGCAATTTAGACTTTGATGTTCTCATTGCTTCATTTCTTCTTGACAGTGATAAACCTAAGTTCGATCCCGATGTGATTTTTCTTGAGTGGCCAGGGGTGAAGCTTTCAGAAAAAAAAGAGTTAAGGGAGCCCCAGATTTGTGATTGTTCCGCTAAAGTTTATAAATTTTTGGTCGATCAGATGGAAAAACAAGGGTTAAAGGCGGTTTTTGAGAAAATAGAAATTCCTCTTCAACGGGTTCTCGCTGAGATGGAAATGACTGGAATAAGAATAGACAGGAAAAAATTAGAAGATTTGAGTCTTCAGATGGAACAGATGGTAAAGGAATTGGAGCAAAGGATTTATGAGATTGCCGGTGTCAGATTTAATGTAAATTCGCCGAAACAATTGGCAGAAGTTTTATTTGTTAAACATAAATTAAAGCCAGTTAAGAAAACGAAAACCGGCTATTCAACGGATGAAGAAAGTCTTACAAAGCTCGCCGAAGTTCACCCTCTCCCTGCTGCGATATTGGAATATCGGCAGGTTTACAAGTTGAAAAGCACCTATGTGGATGTTTTTAAAGAACTTATTGATGAAAAAACAGACAGAATATACCCAAGTTATAACCAGGTTGGAACTGCCACGGGGCGCATTTCCTGTTATAACCCAAATTTTCAGACGATACCAGTAAAATCTGACCTCGGGAAAGGGATCAGGGATATAATTGTAGCCGAGCCTGGGTATAAAATTCTTACTGCTGATTATTCTCAAGTAGAATTACGAATTTTGGCACATTTTTCAGGTGATGAAAGATTGATAGAGATTTTTAACAAGGATCTGGATGTACATACCATCACCGCCTCTTACATTTTTGGCAAGAAACCAGAAGAGATCTCAGAAAACGAGAGAAGGAAGGCAAAGACAGTAAATTTTGGTATAATATATGGGATGTCACCCTATGGCCTTTCTAAGGAGCTAAATATTTCTGTGGAGGAGGCCAATTCTTTCATTAGTAATTTTTTTGCAACCTACCCAGGGGTTATGCGGTGGATCAATGAAAACCTCGAATTTGCCATGAAAAATGGATATGTTAGAACGCTTTATGGAAGGATTAGAAAAGTTCCACAGCTTTTTTCAGGGAATTCAAGTGTCGTGGAGCAGGGTAAAAGAATCGCTATTAACACTCCAATTCAGGGAACGGCCGCTGATATTATTAAACTTAGTATGGTCGAAATTTACAATGAACTGAAAGGGAAAAACCTGAAATCTAAGATAATTTTGCAAATACACGATGAATTATTGCTGGAAGTAAAAGACGAAGAAGTTGATGAGGTGGCCAAAATAGTTAAAGATAAGATGGAGAACGTCAGTAGGTTGAGAGTACCTTTAAAAGTAGAAATAGGTGTTGGTAAAAGCTGGCTTTTGGCTTCAAATAAATAAATACAAGGCTATGACTTGACTTTTGGTTAAACTTGCCTTATTAATTATATTGTTGCTAAAAGGAGGATTAGAAAATTTTCCTGAATGATGATTGGTGGAAAAAGATGCAAAGAGAGCCCACTACACCAAAAATTGGTGTAGGAAGGGGCTCAGAAGAAGAGGCTCAAAGGGGTCCTATTTTGGTTACGGGGATGACTACTGGAATTTCCCAGGACCCATCTCCGTGGAAGGCTGGCGTTCAGGCTGGAAAGGCTGCCTTTGAAAAACTTTCAAAGACCAAACCGGATTTTGCCTTTATTTTTGCGACTTCAGGTTATGACCTTGAGCCTGTTGTTAAGGGTGTGCTTCAGTCAATTGGTAAAGACGTTCCCTATTTTGCTGCAAAAATACTCGGCACTCTCTTTACTGAGAATTCTATTCTGAATAATGGGGTTGCTGTGGCGATAGTTAAAAGTGATTCTTACAAGTTTACCTACTCCGTTGGTACCAATATACAACAAGGGCTTCATTCTGCTTTGGAAAAAGCGTGCATACCTGTTCTCGACCAATTAAAGGCAAGAAAGATTGAAGGGTTTGAACACCTAAATCTGTTCCTTCTGCTTGATTCATATGTAAATGGTGACATTTTAGTGTCGGAACTCTCCAGAATAGTAGACAGGTACGACCCCACGATTACCTTTTATGGCGGAATCCTTGATTATGCAGAACTTTCAAAGGATTGCCAGTTGCATATAGCTAATCAGCTTGTGAATGGAGGAGTTGCTTGCATAGGTATTTATTCAAAAAATCCCCCTGCAATGTCACATGGACATGGGCTCCATCCTTTAGTACCCAAGAGAGCTACAAAAGTGGGCGGTAATGTCATATATCATCTCGATGAACGTCCTGCCTTTGAGGTATGGAAGGAATTTCTTGTGAAGAAAGGAATACCGGAGGCTGAAATTATTAAAGACCCTACAAAGTTTTTAGGCATGTACCAGTTCGGCGTACCAGACCCAGCTTTTCCCAAATACCCAAAGGTGAGAATTGCAGTTGGTATTACCAAAGAAGGCGGGATTAAGCTGGCAGGTGATATTCCAGAAAATTCAACTGTCTGGTTTATGGAGGCCCGTCAGGATAGGATGGAAGAGGCGGTATCCCAGTGTATTGATCAGGCATTTAACGCGATTGATCAACGTAAACCCATCGGAAGTATAGTGATTGAAAGTATTCACAGGTTTTTCTCTCTCGGAGATAGTTTCTACGAAGAAATTAATCTTTTCCAGAGAAAACTTGCCATGCCTTTTATTGGTTTAACTACCTTTGGGGAATTTCTAAGGCCAAGCCCTGAATTTAAGTGGTTCCATAACTCTTCTTTTACTTTGCAGATTCTCTCGGAGTGACTTTAGAAAATGGAGCTGGTAAATACCGCAGAAATTGAAAAACTATTATCTTTGAGCCCCGAAATTTTCCTTATTCTTGATGGCAAGAAGAATATTATTTATGCGAGTAGTAGTATTAAGTCTATTGGATTTTCTGATGAAGAGATCCTTGGCACAAACTTTTTGCACCTTGTTGCTGGTCATATAAGACCAGTTCTGGAGAAAAGGTTTTCTGAAGCCCCCAATAGAATAGTTTTCGGGCAGAGATTGATAATAAAGAGTAAGGAGAATGTTTACCTTCCTTTCTATGCAAACTTCTTCGTGGGACAGGACAGGGTCTTCCTATATCTGAAAAATGAAGAAAAGATTCTGCCGGAAAAGTTCATCCTTGACTATCTCGATTTTGGCTTGATTGTGGTTGACCCAGAGTTTCATATCGTATATCACAATAGCTTTGTTTCGCAGTATTTTCAAAGACATACCTTTACTCACCTTGAACAGCTTCCATATGGGATAGGATCCAAAATTATGGAAAGGGTTAAAATTGGCCAGAAAAGTATGGAAATTGAGTATGCATCGGGAAGGATACTTGGGGTAAGCGTATATCCTGTAGATTTACCGGAACTTAAAGGCTTTCTTCTAAAGATAAAGGATATAACAGCCGAGAAAAGTTTCGAAAGAACAGCGGGAGGAGCGGGCAGTTACTTCTCATACGTGGACCTCGTTTCGATTTATACCCATCATATTAAAAATCTTCTTACACCGCTTAAGTTCACTGCCTTGAGTTTAAGAAGAGAACTTGCCGAGCAAAAGCAAATTGAAAAAGTTGATAGAATGGTACAACATATTGAAAAAATAAATCAGCATGTGAGGGCTTTCTACAGTAGAGTAAGAACAAAGCCAATAGAGTTCAAGAAGGTCAGCATCAAGAAAGTTGTAGGGCATGTAAAAACGTTGTTGAACAATGACCTTATTAACAATGGAATTATATTTGAGTTTTACCAGAATGGTAACGAACTTGTATATGCCGATGAA from bacterium encodes:
- a CDS encoding DOMON domain-containing protein, whose translation is MKISKYLLILAVYFTWGWTAGNSNKWVSDGVLEGKEYSYTINLVQDKLVLHYRFDSDYIYFGIEAKSSGWSAIGFEPDKGVRNADIILIFIEDDSLKVLDSYSTGIYCPHRSDKELGGQDDILDFGGRIDSIGYVVEFKRILESKDKFDKSLVKGKEFTLIYAMAKSHNIRKKHDLCRGFVKIKLVV
- a CDS encoding DNA polymerase I, yielding MKLLIVDGASLAYRAYYAFRDKPLTNSKGIVTSGPYAFTNSLMKMLRELRPTHAVVVFDAKGKTFRHEIFVEYKAQRPKAPPEFALQLSYIKEILDGMNLKRYEIPGVEADDVIATLSKIAESRGFEVFVATLDKDLYQIVSERIRIVDTREGSLKIVGEKEILDKFGVKPSLIPDFLALVGDKIDNIPGVPGIGEKTAAELLNKYGPLEGILNLEEGDEIIRKVKAYRDFIIDALKLNRLRTDVLENVNFEEMELRSWNKDKLFQVFRELEFYSLMKEIADEIYPEVITASHIPMGLLGAEFVSVEVVEDYLMFSCGDNMVYRVPLEKGISFLRAFRGKLVTFESKKIYKKIENLERNLDFDVLIASFLLDSDKPKFDPDVIFLEWPGVKLSEKKELREPQICDCSAKVYKFLVDQMEKQGLKAVFEKIEIPLQRVLAEMEMTGIRIDRKKLEDLSLQMEQMVKELEQRIYEIAGVRFNVNSPKQLAEVLFVKHKLKPVKKTKTGYSTDEESLTKLAEVHPLPAAILEYRQVYKLKSTYVDVFKELIDEKTDRIYPSYNQVGTATGRISCYNPNFQTIPVKSDLGKGIRDIIVAEPGYKILTADYSQVELRILAHFSGDERLIEIFNKDLDVHTITASYIFGKKPEEISENERRKAKTVNFGIIYGMSPYGLSKELNISVEEANSFISNFFATYPGVMRWINENLEFAMKNGYVRTLYGRIRKVPQLFSGNSSVVEQGKRIAINTPIQGTAADIIKLSMVEIYNELKGKNLKSKIILQIHDELLLEVKDEEVDEVAKIVKDKMENVSRLRVPLKVEIGVGKSWLLASNK
- a CDS encoding FIST C-terminal domain-containing protein, which gives rise to MQREPTTPKIGVGRGSEEEAQRGPILVTGMTTGISQDPSPWKAGVQAGKAAFEKLSKTKPDFAFIFATSGYDLEPVVKGVLQSIGKDVPYFAAKILGTLFTENSILNNGVAVAIVKSDSYKFTYSVGTNIQQGLHSALEKACIPVLDQLKARKIEGFEHLNLFLLLDSYVNGDILVSELSRIVDRYDPTITFYGGILDYAELSKDCQLHIANQLVNGGVACIGIYSKNPPAMSHGHGLHPLVPKRATKVGGNVIYHLDERPAFEVWKEFLVKKGIPEAEIIKDPTKFLGMYQFGVPDPAFPKYPKVRIAVGITKEGGIKLAGDIPENSTVWFMEARQDRMEEAVSQCIDQAFNAIDQRKPIGSIVIESIHRFFSLGDSFYEEINLFQRKLAMPFIGLTTFGEFLRPSPEFKWFHNSSFTLQILSE
- a CDS encoding PAS domain-containing sensor histidine kinase, coding for MELVNTAEIEKLLSLSPEIFLILDGKKNIIYASSSIKSIGFSDEEILGTNFLHLVAGHIRPVLEKRFSEAPNRIVFGQRLIIKSKENVYLPFYANFFVGQDRVFLYLKNEEKILPEKFILDYLDFGLIVVDPEFHIVYHNSFVSQYFQRHTFTHLEQLPYGIGSKIMERVKIGQKSMEIEYASGRILGVSVYPVDLPELKGFLLKIKDITAEKSFERTAGGAGSYFSYVDLVSIYTHHIKNLLTPLKFTALSLRRELAEQKQIEKVDRMVQHIEKINQHVRAFYSRVRTKPIEFKKVSIKKVVGHVKTLLNNDLINNGIIFEFYQNGNELVYADEIHLQQILSDLIQNAIDALKNQKGVRRITVTVKSSENRCPYCGVPFVQIEVSDTGPGIKKEDLDRIFNLGFSTKAEGWGLGLYVVDKMVKENRGIIRVYSEVGKGTTFVLYFHPATPDAIGCVGQK